From Stegostoma tigrinum isolate sSteTig4 chromosome X, sSteTig4.hap1, whole genome shotgun sequence, a single genomic window includes:
- the tarbp2 gene encoding RISC-loading complex subunit tarbp2 isoform X3 translates to MLASNPGKTPISLLQEYGTRIGKTPVYDLLKAEGQAHQPNFTFRVTVGDINCTGQGPSKKAAKHKAAEAALKLLKGGNMLEPMLDGVKISGTESKSSSSAQLAECNPVGALQELVVQKGWRLPEYTVTQESGPAHRKEFTMTCRVERFLEIGSGTSKKLAKRNAAAKMLARIHDVPVDQRDGNEVEPEDDQFSIMVGNKLDGPKGKSAGCTWDSLRNSAGERILHLKSNPLGVANSNFCQMLRELAEEQRFDISYLDIEELSLSGLYQCLVELSTQPTTVCHGSGSTRDGARASAAHNALQYLKIMAGGK, encoded by the exons ATGCTGGCCTCAAACCCTGGGAAGACGCCTATTAGTTTACTGCAGGAGTATGGAACAAGGATTGGAAAGACACCGGTGTATGATTTGCTGAAAGCTGAGGGCCAAGCCCACCAACCCAATTTCACTTTCCGAGTGACAGTTGGAGATATTAACTGCACAG GTCAGGGGCCTAGCAAAAAGGCAGCAAAGCACAAGGCAGCGGAAGCTGCCCTGAAATTACTAAAGGGAGGAAACATGTTGGAGCCCATGTTGGATGGAGTCAA GATCTCTGGCACTGAGTCCAAAAGCTCAAGCTCTGCTCAGCTGGCGGAATGCAACCCTGTTGGGGCATTGCAG GAGCTGGTGGTTCAGAAAGGATGGAGACTTCCGGAATATACAGTCACTCAGGAATCTGGTCCTGCCCACCGGAAAGAGTTCACTATGACTTGCAGGGTAGAGAGATTCTTGGAGATAG GGAGTGGGACTTCGAAAAAGCTGGCCAAGCGCAATGCTGCTGCAAAGATGTTAGCTAGAATCCACGATGTCCCTGTGGATCAGAGGGACGGGAACGAAGTTGAGCCAGAAGATGACCAGTTTTCCATT ATGGTTGGTAATAAgctggatgggccaaagggcaagAGCGCAGGTTGCACATGGGATTCGCTCCGGAATTCTGCAGGGGAGCGAATTCTTCACCTCAAGAGCAACCCACTTGGTGTTGCCAACTCTAACTTTTGCCAGATGCTGAGGGAACTGGCAGAAGAGCAGCGGTTTGACATCAGTTACTTAGATATCG AAGAGTTGAGTTTGAGTGGCCTGTACCAGTGTCTCGTGGAGCTATCAACACAACCCACCACTGTTTGCCATGGCTCTGGCTCAACAAGGGATGGTGCCCGTGCCAGTGCAGCCCACAATGCTTTGCAATATCTGAAAATCATGGCTGGAGGAAAGTGA
- the tarbp2 gene encoding RISC-loading complex subunit tarbp2 isoform X2, with amino-acid sequence MTEDRAAAAAKKTSSCPSIEQMLASNPGKTPISLLQEYGTRIGKTPVYDLLKAEGQAHQPNFTFRVTVGDINCTGQGPSKKAAKHKAAEAALKLLKGGNMLEPMLDGVKISGTESKSSSSAQLAECNPVGALQELVVQKGWRLPEYTVTQESGPAHRKEFTMTCRVERFLEIGSGTSKKLAKRNAAAKMLARIHDVPVDQRDGNEVEPEDDQFSIMVGNKLDGPKGKSAGCTWDSLRNSAGERILHLKSNPLGVANSNFCQMLRELAEEQRFDISYLDIELSLSGLYQCLVELSTQPTTVCHGSGSTRDGARASAAHNALQYLKIMAGGK; translated from the exons ATGACGGAGGATCGGGCCGCTGCTGCAGCCAAGAAGACTTCCAGCTGTCCCAG TATTGAGCAAATGCTGGCCTCAAACCCTGGGAAGACGCCTATTAGTTTACTGCAGGAGTATGGAACAAGGATTGGAAAGACACCGGTGTATGATTTGCTGAAAGCTGAGGGCCAAGCCCACCAACCCAATTTCACTTTCCGAGTGACAGTTGGAGATATTAACTGCACAG GTCAGGGGCCTAGCAAAAAGGCAGCAAAGCACAAGGCAGCGGAAGCTGCCCTGAAATTACTAAAGGGAGGAAACATGTTGGAGCCCATGTTGGATGGAGTCAA GATCTCTGGCACTGAGTCCAAAAGCTCAAGCTCTGCTCAGCTGGCGGAATGCAACCCTGTTGGGGCATTGCAG GAGCTGGTGGTTCAGAAAGGATGGAGACTTCCGGAATATACAGTCACTCAGGAATCTGGTCCTGCCCACCGGAAAGAGTTCACTATGACTTGCAGGGTAGAGAGATTCTTGGAGATAG GGAGTGGGACTTCGAAAAAGCTGGCCAAGCGCAATGCTGCTGCAAAGATGTTAGCTAGAATCCACGATGTCCCTGTGGATCAGAGGGACGGGAACGAAGTTGAGCCAGAAGATGACCAGTTTTCCATT ATGGTTGGTAATAAgctggatgggccaaagggcaagAGCGCAGGTTGCACATGGGATTCGCTCCGGAATTCTGCAGGGGAGCGAATTCTTCACCTCAAGAGCAACCCACTTGGTGTTGCCAACTCTAACTTTTGCCAGATGCTGAGGGAACTGGCAGAAGAGCAGCGGTTTGACATCAGTTACTTAGATATCG AGTTGAGTTTGAGTGGCCTGTACCAGTGTCTCGTGGAGCTATCAACACAACCCACCACTGTTTGCCATGGCTCTGGCTCAACAAGGGATGGTGCCCGTGCCAGTGCAGCCCACAATGCTTTGCAATATCTGAAAATCATGGCTGGAGGAAAGTGA
- the tarbp2 gene encoding RISC-loading complex subunit tarbp2 isoform X1, protein MTEDRAAAAAKKTSSCPSIEQMLASNPGKTPISLLQEYGTRIGKTPVYDLLKAEGQAHQPNFTFRVTVGDINCTGQGPSKKAAKHKAAEAALKLLKGGNMLEPMLDGVKISGTESKSSSSAQLAECNPVGALQELVVQKGWRLPEYTVTQESGPAHRKEFTMTCRVERFLEIGSGTSKKLAKRNAAAKMLARIHDVPVDQRDGNEVEPEDDQFSIMVGNKLDGPKGKSAGCTWDSLRNSAGERILHLKSNPLGVANSNFCQMLRELAEEQRFDISYLDIEELSLSGLYQCLVELSTQPTTVCHGSGSTRDGARASAAHNALQYLKIMAGGK, encoded by the exons ATGACGGAGGATCGGGCCGCTGCTGCAGCCAAGAAGACTTCCAGCTGTCCCAG TATTGAGCAAATGCTGGCCTCAAACCCTGGGAAGACGCCTATTAGTTTACTGCAGGAGTATGGAACAAGGATTGGAAAGACACCGGTGTATGATTTGCTGAAAGCTGAGGGCCAAGCCCACCAACCCAATTTCACTTTCCGAGTGACAGTTGGAGATATTAACTGCACAG GTCAGGGGCCTAGCAAAAAGGCAGCAAAGCACAAGGCAGCGGAAGCTGCCCTGAAATTACTAAAGGGAGGAAACATGTTGGAGCCCATGTTGGATGGAGTCAA GATCTCTGGCACTGAGTCCAAAAGCTCAAGCTCTGCTCAGCTGGCGGAATGCAACCCTGTTGGGGCATTGCAG GAGCTGGTGGTTCAGAAAGGATGGAGACTTCCGGAATATACAGTCACTCAGGAATCTGGTCCTGCCCACCGGAAAGAGTTCACTATGACTTGCAGGGTAGAGAGATTCTTGGAGATAG GGAGTGGGACTTCGAAAAAGCTGGCCAAGCGCAATGCTGCTGCAAAGATGTTAGCTAGAATCCACGATGTCCCTGTGGATCAGAGGGACGGGAACGAAGTTGAGCCAGAAGATGACCAGTTTTCCATT ATGGTTGGTAATAAgctggatgggccaaagggcaagAGCGCAGGTTGCACATGGGATTCGCTCCGGAATTCTGCAGGGGAGCGAATTCTTCACCTCAAGAGCAACCCACTTGGTGTTGCCAACTCTAACTTTTGCCAGATGCTGAGGGAACTGGCAGAAGAGCAGCGGTTTGACATCAGTTACTTAGATATCG AAGAGTTGAGTTTGAGTGGCCTGTACCAGTGTCTCGTGGAGCTATCAACACAACCCACCACTGTTTGCCATGGCTCTGGCTCAACAAGGGATGGTGCCCGTGCCAGTGCAGCCCACAATGCTTTGCAATATCTGAAAATCATGGCTGGAGGAAAGTGA